The stretch of DNA gacatgactcaaggaagaaattattatattttgggagtgatccgtatcaccgtctggatccaggaggcagttatgttttcgctttggcggaggtctgcgctctgagTGCTTTTGTAGTTGTTACTGCAACTCTACAATGTCCCCTCAAGAATCGACAGtgatctatctctctgtctatctgtctgtctctgtctgtccatctgtccattCATCCTCAGGCGAGGGTCTTCAGACAGGAATGCTTCGAGACTCACCTCCGCAGTCAAGCCCCTGATGGAGCCCCACTCCGCTGAAGCCATCATAGACATCAAGCCGGACCTGGACGACGACCTCATCGCCGAAGTCCACGCCGAGACAAGTGTCACTTCCGGCCGGCCCCAACGTGTCACCTCGGGACGCTCGGCGGCCGAACCCCACAGATCACGGGTGCCGCCGGGGGCCTCCTCACGTAGCTACAGGCCCTCGGAGGACCGCCTGAGCTCAGCCTATGGCCGCAGTTCCAGGAGCAGCGGGAACAGCACCAGGGTAGAGGCACTCTTCTGATGTAATCTGTTGTTGTCAAGCCAAGCCAGTCTACAATCACAGTAGCTTCATCATTTGAATTTATCCAAGTCATCTTTTAACATTGAATCATatgtcttcccccccccccccacctttctgtctctctctctctctgtttctgtctttctttttctttctttctttctttctttctttctttctgtccctctctctctctctctctctctctctctctctctctctctctctctctgtcatgaaGGAGGAGATGCACCGGAAGCGGAAGGCCCCTGTGGCAAGTTCTGTGGTCCGTGTGCATAGAGGAGCCAACGAGGGCCAGGACAGCGACGATGtggatgacgatgatgatgatgacgaggaGGTGTACGGCTCGAGGAGCGGCGTCTCCAGCAGAGTATCCCTTCCATCCAAACCAGAGCGCAAGTATGCAGTCCTGCTTGATTCCAGGGCATCTGTGTAAACAGATCATTTTGATGACTGTGACGTGGTGTATGGTATatgtcgagggctgagaaccaaaggggcgtaagtgacattacaccaactttacaggagagccaaaacacatctaactgcttctatatgttcacagttaaagacctttggtttttgttcaataactctatatttagaaatattttacttctataattttgtcagataagagagctcatcaagagctttcaggtgatatataactcaattttgaccaaaatgtcacttacgcccctttggttctcagccctcgatgtATTGTGATTgcttatgtaaagcacatgcCTATGTATATAGAATTATTTAatacatgtgtatatatatatagtagtGCAAAATTCTGGATTCATACTGGACACCTACATCGTGTTGCTAACAGACTCAGTCtgacaatacaatacaaatttACGCTTCTTATACAGCTTGACAAATATGACCTTTGCATTTGTGGTATGTCGATCATTCAGTGACCACATCACCCAACCCATCAGCATTGACCACACAAGGCTGTATCCCTTAACGACCAACAGCTGTGGCATGTCTCCAAGTTTGACTTGAAGCCTTTAAATTATGAGGAGGCGCCAACCTTCTCCAGTGAGAGTGACAGCTCCATCTCAGCCCACACTATCTCAACAGAACAGCATGAAACCCAAAACACCTGAGAAAGACCTACCACAGATGTTAGACACAAATCATCTCAATTTCTGTCTACTTGTACATTTCCATGAATAACGTAGCTCACAAACGAGACCAAAAGACTAAATGAGCAATATAGAtagcacttactgtatataaggttcttcacacacacctgtaaaggcccgatcacattgtagacggcatgcgctgcgctcaccgccaggttgctcttggttgagataacgttgtacgatttttgttgctgttaccgctcctatttctatggttactgctgggctccgcgcaaaagaccattcacttacagcgcgccgcggtcaaagttcaattatttcaactttgaccgcggtacgcgcaacagcggcaaagcggcaaaatgccgccggcgctgcgctttgctgcgcttagcggcagagccgcttttgcgctctcaacccattgaaatgaatgggtttcatagcgcatgccgcctgtaatctgATCGGGCCTTAAGAATAATATGTCTTCGTTAACATTATGTCCTAACAGAATGTCACTAACTCTGAAACGCTGAAACTCTGGGAATCAGCCCAGGTAGCAGCAATGTATGCACTGGTCTTATCAAAGGAGGGAGTTGTAAGAATTATGTTTCTTAGTTAACATTATGTCCTAACAGAATGTCACTAACTCTGAAATGCTGAAACTCTGGGAATCAGCTCAGGTAGCAACAATGTATGCACTGGCCACACTGACATATTATTCTTACACACCTTAGAGTTAGAGTTCTTctgacaaaatacacacacacacacttgatttgtGTATGTGACATGGTAAAGTGGTTATAATTCAGTTGAGTTTGAAATTTATGGGGCGTTTTGTTGCTGTCATAGGCCCTCTCTTCCACCAGCCAAGCAGGCCAACAAAAACTTGATCTTGAAGGCGATCTCAGACGCACAGCAGTCTATTTCAAAGACGACTAGTTACACAACAAGCCACGCAACAAGCCGCACAACAGGTAAAAATGCACATAGTATGTCCATATACCTTGCAATTTGTGTTCTTCACAATTGAATTGTTGGAACTTTTtcatgggtgggtggggtatACTTCATTTCAATATAAAATCAAACCTGTCAGCATCATGACAATATGAGCAGTAATGGATTGATGATGGTCCCCTCCCCAGGCCCACGGAGGCAGACGGTCCCAGTCGCCCCACGCACCCGTCCCAGCAGCGAGGAGATGAAGAGCGCCATCCGCTTCGTCCAGGAGCAGCTGCAGGGACTCATCCCACCAGAGGCACAGCTCGGTCAGTGCCAAACTGAGTTACCTACAAACAGTTTACactcgcgtacacacacacacacacacacacacacacacacacacaaacacaaacatgctctcacacacacacacacacacacacatatacatatacacaacaacaaaacacaatctcaaaaaaaaaacctcgctCACACAACAAAACCAGTCTCAGTTATATGTACTGaatatatttttcattgatGATGGTCGTGTGCATTTTCCACCCTGACCGCAAGTGTGCTTCCTGTTCTCTGTCGTGTCCATAGCTGCTTCTGCAGCGTCTGTTCTCTCAGGTCAGTCCAGGTCGCTGTCCTCACGGCTCCAGGTGGAGGAGgtgccggaggaggaggagccgccCCAGCAGCCAGACTACGGTACGCTTATCACCCTTAAAGGAACACGGTGCAGTTCTATTTTACTTAAATCACTTAACACTCATTCTGATCCTTCtgtggtcaaaattattccaagacaactggtgtgatactgcagctttattcacgataccgggagcatgttactcacatgaaagtcaaagtaacaagcccACACAACTGTGGGTGAAGCCAGttcttatacccttaacacacacacacatgtagaaactCACCAGATGCACTTAACAGTGATTCATTACCCAACTGGCAATTAAcagagataagaatgtttacaagaacCCCTCAACCAAAGCCATGTTTGTGTCAGGGCTTTTACCTGACCCAGGGGTCATCTTAACATTCCTAGGGTAAAGGATGGTAACTAGGTttcactatactgtatatgtatgttacACTAAAACAGTTTAATTCAATGAGAAACATATACAATTTATCCCACACTTCAAAATGTCTCATAATATGGAGAATGAAGTCTCTGACATTGCCCATGTGCGCCCAGAATGTTTGACATTTCCCTATGTAAAGTTCTTGATCGGGTAGGATCGTGACCCTTTTGGTCAGTTTATGACTAACTGGGTATCGTCTTAACGCTAACTACGGTTTCGTGGGCACTTGGATCCAAATGTGATACTGCACCACAGTCACCTTAGTCGAGTATCTTGATACTGCTTTCCTGCTCTCAAAACAGAGTCATTTCAGtgcagtaatttcccgcatataagccgcattgtgtgtaagctgcaggacagtgttttatacaagttaaaagaaacaaaaccatattaacgacatattaactgcccccctgtattagcctcatagctgaagaaatgtagcaaaatcaatgtatataagctgcggctaatagtcgggaaattacggtatgtccCTGAAGTCTGAATCGAACCTTTACCAACCATAGACTGGAGTGTAATTTAAGTGCTATTAGTGTTGTAAGTAGTTTTGGAGCCCACATATTGGAGTCAGTAGTGTGGATAAAAAGTGAATATGGGTTAGTCTGAATgcagtctctccctctgctctgttcaGAGACCCAGCTGTGTGACATGAACAGACTGAAGGCCTTCGACACGCGTTCCTTCATCGTGAAGCGACCGGAGCCGGAGGAGACGCCCTCAGTCAGGAGCCGCTTGGGCACCTCAGTTCAGCTGCAGGAGGTGCCGTCCACTGCAGCCACCACAGCTGccgccacccccaccacccctctccgCATGGTCCAGCCCAGGTGCAGTAAACGACAGCTTACTCGCTACTCCTCTAGTTCACCATATGCCAGTGCATTGTTTTTATTCAAAATAATTTGGtcaccagcctgtgtgtgtgtgtgtgtgtgtgtgtgtgtgtgtgtgtgtgtgtgtgtgtgtgtgtgtgtgtgtgtgtgtgtgtgtgtgtgtgtgtgtgtgtgtgtgtgtgtgtgtgtgtgtgtgtgtgtgtgtgtgtgtgtgtgtgtgtgtgtgtgtgtgtgtgtgtgtgtgtgtgtgtgtgtgtgtgtgtgtgtgtgtgtgtgacctcctgtctctcttccaCATCTGTTTCTGCTAacttagagagagggaaaaagaagatCTCGCAAACTCTTTACGAAAGGATAGGATTGgttggtctgtttgtttttcacttCTGCGTTGCTGCATGTCTGTTTGAACATTGTTGTTTTCTCCACCTGTTCTCGTAGGGAGCGACCTGAGGCCGCCCCGGCGAGTCCTAAGTTCATCGTGACGCTGGACGGGGTACCCAGCCCGCTGGCCAGCCGGGGCGACCAGGACATGGACGTGGACGACAGCGAGGGGCCGAGAGTGGACAGGGCAGCCGACCCACCTGGCCTGGCACTGAAGATCCGAGAGCGACTCGGTGCCCACCAGCGACTACAGAAGGTCGTCAGCTTTTCAGACGGTGGGTATCCCTGAGGGAAAACCGTGCATGAACGCATGAAGTTATCCCAATGCTGTTCGTGGTGTGggagttgttattattattttattttctctcactaCTGATTTGATTTGACCCAACAAAATGGtgttggggatgtgtgtgtcgtCATTTCAGTTTTTATTTGTCATCCTTGAGCACCAATCTCCATACAGTATTATAGACATGACTATATGGATGCCTAATAGATGTGTTTTCATTAGAAGAGTATATGGATGCCTAATAGATGGTTTTACATTTAGAGGAGGATATGGATGCGGAGGACAGTGACATGATGGATCAAGAGCCCGTCCCTGTGAAGCGACAGAAAGTTCTGGAACGCTGCAAGTTTTGGCCAGTCTGTAAAAGTGGGGATGATTGTGTGTACCACCATCCCACCGCCCAGTGCAAGTAAGTGATGAGGAATGTAATTTTCTAAtagaatgtttgaaatacaagcGTAATGATTCAATCATATTGGGACGCGTGTAATCTTGTAAAAGCAATTCTTATCTGTATTTTGCGTTCCTGTTAATTTGTTATTAAGAGCATCATGACCTCTCATGATTATGTGctgaaaaaaatgtttgcttgttcttctgtccctctcttccagAACCTTCCCTAATTGCAAGTTTGGTGACAAGTGCCTGTTCGTCCACCCCAACTGTAAATTTGATGCCAAGTGTAAGAAACCGGACTGCCCATTCACGCACGTTAGCCGCAGAGGAGCACCCAACCTGCCTCGACCAGGTGagctcgaccccccccccccatcactcaCCCATCCTTTCGGCTCTTTTTGTCCTCAGAGTTCCTTTGTAAGAGCTGCTAGAAAGATCTCTGACTTGCATGTCACAGAACGACACCTGTCTGGGTTAATGGGTGGTGGGCGGTCTAGTGGTTGGCGGTCTGGCCTACAAGTAGGACCCGACACCCCAGAGTTGTCAGTTCTACCACCATGGTGTCCCTCCCTGTGCACCCAACACTAAGTTGCTCCAGAAGGGGACTACCCAGTACTGATGTCGTTAGTTCACTGGATCATACTGGATAAGATTAGGCTCTGGGTAAGACTATGTGCAGAAAGGCAGATGCGCTCGAACTCCGAATTTTATAAAGTCTTTGGGTGCGTAAAAAGAAAAACTAGTTTAAAGCAAAATAAACGCACTCTCGAATATAATCTTGTTACTTTATTTATCTTGAAAGCATGAACAAGACGGACGCGTTTCGGCTAACAGCCGTCCTCAGCGTCGCTGTAAAGTAACAAGATTATATTCGAGAGTGCGTTTATTTTGCTTTAAGACTATGTGCAGACAGTCACTGATGTAATGTGTAATGGTGTAAAGTGACCTCCTGTGTGTTCTTTACAGTGGCAGCAGTAGCTGCAGCACCGCCCCCCACCATTTGCCGCTTCTTCCCAGACTGCAAGAAGATGGACTGTCCCTTTTATCATCCAAAGGTCAGTGTACATGGTGGCCTTTCATGTGTCTGAGAACTTTTAAGGTTTGGGCCTTGAGTCTTgacactgtatgtatgtgtgtatttatgtatgtatgtatgtatgtatgagtgagtaTCTTAATTCGGAATTGTACCACATTAAGAATGGCTGTTTACCCCGTTACAACTTTTTGATTCTGTTGACTTGAAATTTATTATTGATATTGTATGAAGAGCATtcctatttgaatttgaaattgaGTTTgagaatattgtgtgtgtgtgtgtgtgtgtgtttgtgtgtagccttGCAGGTTTGCTGGCCAGTGCAAACGCCAAGGATGCAGCTTCTACCATCCCTCGACCTCAGTGCCCCCGCGACATGCTCTGAAGTGGACGAAGACTCAGAGCAGGTACGTAaccatagacacaaacacagagtgcaTGTATATGGCAAGTTAATGATTTGAAAATGGGTGAAGACTTCTTATATGAAATATGTCCCATCAACAGCttacgtactgtatgttacaaCTAACATGTTCTAGTCAGTTATAAAACTTTCATTGTGCAGTGAA from Sardina pilchardus chromosome 12, fSarPil1.1, whole genome shotgun sequence encodes:
- the zc3h14 gene encoding zinc finger CCCH domain-containing protein 14, with the protein product MEIGTEISKKIRAAIKGKLQELGAYVDEELPDYIMVMVANKKNAQQMADDLSLFLGNNTIKFTVWLHGVLEKLRSVAVEPTSIRPQLDSDTSAPVSKSRDGERRGEDSRALAVSSSRSDRTEARVSSSAYDGQSRRGSSDRNASRLTSAVKPLMEPHSAEAIIDIKPDLDDDLIAEVHAETSVTSGRPQRVTSGRSAAEPHRSRVPPGASSRSYRPSEDRLSSAYGRSSRSSGNSTREEMHRKRKAPVASSVVRVHRGANEGQDSDDVDDDDDDDEEVYGSRSGVSSRVSLPSKPERKPSLPPAKQANKNLILKAISDAQQSISKTTSYTTSHATSRTTGPRRQTVPVAPRTRPSSEEMKSAIRFVQEQLQGLIPPEAQLAASAASVLSGQSRSLSSRLQVEEVPEEEEPPQQPDYETQLCDMNRLKAFDTRSFIVKRPEPEETPSVRSRLGTSVQLQEVPSTAATTAAATPTTPLRMVQPRERPEAAPASPKFIVTLDGVPSPLASRGDQDMDVDDSEGPRVDRAADPPGLALKIRERLGAHQRLQKVVSFSDEEDMDAEDSDMMDQEPVPVKRQKVLERCKFWPVCKSGDDCVYHHPTAQCKTFPNCKFGDKCLFVHPNCKFDAKCKKPDCPFTHVSRRGAPNLPRPVAAVAAAPPPTICRFFPDCKKMDCPFYHPKPCRFAGQCKRQGCSFYHPSTSVPPRHALKWTKTQSS